Proteins encoded by one window of Neptunomonas phycophila:
- a CDS encoding AraC family transcriptional regulator → MLNTLSIRSYTRQRAGHAHNYHQLVLPLYGVIYIELDTVSTRVGPGECVVIRSGDTHYFTAKEESRFVVADMSELPENLCDMSSSVFSVSEPLRCYLSFIESQLEHQVNTHLEASMYHLFFKLLAEQNTLRHIDIRVLSAQTYIADHLSSRLSIDHLASIACLSQTQFKKVFKEHVGFSVMQYITHVRMEKAKALLAHTDYPVQLVAEKVGYTDVSSFSRRFTAHFGLTPREITH, encoded by the coding sequence ATAATTACCATCAATTGGTTTTGCCTTTATACGGTGTCATTTATATTGAATTAGATACCGTTAGCACGAGAGTGGGGCCTGGCGAGTGTGTTGTGATTAGATCGGGCGATACGCATTATTTCACGGCAAAAGAAGAGTCGCGCTTCGTGGTCGCTGATATGAGCGAATTGCCCGAAAATCTGTGCGATATGTCCAGCTCGGTGTTCTCGGTATCGGAGCCTCTGCGGTGCTATCTAAGTTTTATTGAGTCGCAGCTTGAACACCAAGTGAATACGCATCTCGAAGCGTCGATGTATCATCTGTTTTTTAAACTTTTAGCTGAACAAAACACGCTCAGGCATATCGACATTCGCGTATTATCTGCGCAGACGTATATAGCTGATCATCTATCATCGAGGTTGTCGATAGACCACTTAGCTTCAATTGCCTGCCTAAGCCAGACACAATTTAAAAAAGTCTTTAAAGAACACGTAGGCTTCAGTGTTATGCAGTACATCACACACGTGCGTATGGAAAAGGCTAAGGCATTGTTAGCTCACACGGATTACCCCGTTCAACTAGTCGCTGAAAAGGTAGGCTATACAGATGTGTCTTCGTTTAGTCGACGGTTCACCGCTCATTTTGGTTTGACCCCCCGTGAAATAACCCACTGA
- a CDS encoding DMT family transporter: protein MNELKGRFAILLSCFLWGTTGVAASFAPNVSSLAIGAFSMGVGGLLLMLTSMRSLQQDWHLLWRCRVLVVVGALAVVVYPLAFYSSMRLAGLAVGNVVSLASAPFFAIGFECLISKKRPSFALLLSLAIGSAGIVLLALQKGEAYADAATNHLQGIVLGLLAGLSYGLYSWTAKRMIMQGVKSQSAMGSMFGLASIVLITTLFFTGEQIFASQMNTGVVLYIALVPMFIGYLAFGYGLGFVPASSATLMTLFEPVVATVLAIVVLGEVVTALGWLGMVFIMMCLLLQLTVRQNNSPD from the coding sequence ATGAACGAACTTAAAGGCCGCTTTGCTATATTGCTTTCATGTTTTTTGTGGGGAACGACAGGTGTAGCAGCAAGCTTTGCGCCGAACGTCAGCTCCTTAGCAATAGGGGCTTTTTCGATGGGTGTTGGTGGCTTATTGCTGATGCTAACGTCAATGCGGTCGCTTCAACAAGATTGGCATTTATTATGGCGTTGTCGCGTGCTGGTCGTGGTAGGTGCTTTGGCTGTTGTTGTGTACCCACTCGCTTTTTATTCATCCATGCGCTTGGCCGGTCTTGCCGTTGGTAATGTGGTTTCGTTAGCCAGCGCTCCGTTTTTCGCTATCGGGTTTGAGTGTCTGATCAGCAAAAAAAGACCAAGTTTCGCTTTGTTGCTTTCACTCGCTATCGGCTCAGCAGGCATCGTGTTGTTAGCGTTACAAAAAGGGGAAGCCTATGCGGATGCAGCCACCAATCATTTGCAAGGTATAGTGTTAGGTTTGTTAGCCGGTTTGAGCTACGGGCTTTATTCTTGGACAGCCAAACGAATGATTATGCAGGGTGTTAAATCACAGTCGGCTATGGGCAGTATGTTTGGGCTCGCTTCTATCGTATTAATTACCACGCTTTTTTTTACAGGCGAACAGATATTCGCTAGCCAAATGAATACGGGAGTCGTGCTTTATATCGCACTAGTCCCTATGTTTATAGGCTACCTCGCGTTCGGATATGGTTTAGGCTTTGTACCCGCTAGCAGTGCAACACTCATGACGTTGTTTGAGCCAGTGGTCGCTACCGTATTAGCCATAGTCGTACTAGGGGAAGTGGTTACTGCGCTTGGTTGGTTAGGCATGGTGTTCATAATGATGTGCTTATTGTTACAGCTTACTGTGAGGCAAAATAATTCACCGGATTAG
- a CDS encoding carbohydrate kinase family protein has protein sequence MKKVIAFGEALIDMLSISYTDDLNNTHEAFIKFPGGAPANVAAAVGKLGAPSYFAGKVGQDMFGDFLIETLNNCGVDTRYMLQTTEAKTALAFVSLDKDGDRSFQFYRSPSADLLFRAEEFKSEWFDEPGIFHFCSNTLTEEGIRDVTIAGIRKAHEAGFLISFDVNLRHNLWPEDEDAYTAVWRCMPHVDMLKVCIEELDYLCRGESHDDVIQRILTNGASVVLVTDGGKPLRYYTLAGNGEVVPPKVKMVDSTAAGDSFVGGLLYSLSEQNIDRAALENLCKTPAALLPALQFASRCGAFTVTKQGAINTLPTKADMDAFTG, from the coding sequence ATGAAAAAGGTCATCGCCTTTGGTGAAGCACTAATTGATATGCTCTCGATTAGTTATACCGACGATTTAAACAATACACACGAAGCATTTATTAAGTTCCCTGGCGGGGCGCCTGCTAACGTTGCCGCTGCCGTCGGAAAGCTCGGCGCGCCAAGTTACTTTGCCGGCAAAGTAGGCCAAGATATGTTTGGTGACTTTCTTATCGAAACACTAAACAATTGCGGTGTCGACACCCGTTACATGCTACAAACGACAGAAGCTAAAACAGCACTAGCTTTTGTATCATTAGACAAAGATGGCGACCGCAGCTTTCAATTTTACCGTAGCCCATCGGCTGATCTTTTGTTCCGCGCCGAAGAGTTCAAATCAGAATGGTTTGATGAGCCAGGGATTTTTCACTTTTGCTCAAACACACTGACTGAAGAAGGTATTCGCGATGTCACCATCGCCGGCATACGCAAAGCACATGAAGCCGGTTTTTTAATCAGCTTTGACGTGAACTTGCGCCATAATTTATGGCCCGAAGATGAAGATGCCTACACCGCTGTATGGCGCTGCATGCCGCATGTTGACATGCTCAAAGTCTGCATCGAAGAGCTAGACTATTTATGCCGCGGCGAATCGCATGATGACGTCATACAACGCATCCTTACCAACGGCGCCTCGGTGGTTTTAGTCACCGATGGCGGCAAACCTTTACGCTATTACACATTAGCAGGTAACGGTGAAGTGGTTCCGCCTAAAGTCAAAATGGTGGATAGCACTGCCGCCGGAGATTCATTTGTAGGTGGCTTGCTCTATTCACTGTCAGAGCAGAACATTGATCGTGCAGCACTAGAAAACTTATGCAAAACACCTGCTGCCTTGTTACCAGCACTGCAGTTCGCCAGCCGTTGTGGGGCGTTTACAGTGACTAAGCAAGGAGCGATCAATACGCTGCCAACCAAAGCTGATATGGATGCGTTTACAGGCTAA